One window from the genome of Mucilaginibacter ginsenosidivorans encodes:
- a CDS encoding group III truncated hemoglobin: MSIIHARKDIENREDIRLLVENFYRKVTGDEMIGEIFRDVLVFRWDTHIPVMIDFWESVLLGGTSYRGNAMRVHIDLDKKHRLSPVHFERWKKLFFETIDEHFAGEKGDEAKKKTELMETLMLTKIDKSRGLNFIQ; this comes from the coding sequence ATGAGTATAATCCACGCAAGAAAGGACATTGAGAACCGGGAAGATATCCGCCTGCTTGTTGAAAACTTTTATCGCAAAGTCACCGGTGATGAGATGATCGGGGAGATATTCAGGGACGTGCTTGTATTCAGATGGGACACCCATATACCTGTGATGATCGATTTTTGGGAATCCGTGCTTTTAGGCGGAACGTCTTATCGTGGAAACGCAATGCGCGTGCATATCGATCTCGATAAAAAGCACCGGTTATCGCCCGTGCATTTCGAACGATGGAAAAAACTATTCTTTGAAACTATTGACGAGCATTTTGCCGGCGAAAAAGGAGATGAAGCAAAAAAGAAGACCGAATTAATGGAAACCCTGATGCTGACCAAGATCGATAAGAGCAGGGGCCTCAACTTTATTCAATAA